From the genome of Pogona vitticeps strain Pit_001003342236 chromosome 10, PviZW2.1, whole genome shotgun sequence, one region includes:
- the FTO gene encoding alpha-ketoglutarate-dependent dioxygenase FTO isoform X11: MITMMKRKRGRGENEKDAKKQKLLNELGQSQLPYLTPKDDGFHQLWKTKYSKLVLRNAERIPHDVHREVQEAFGLLQKHACLFQDLVRIKGKDFVTPVSRILIGNPGYTYKYLNTRLFTVPWPVEGYEINYSHPEISKACEALIKLNEHLRRETVLALQEQNLSETKGTEDSVVTEKLQEEAAPVTESGCASPDQSAVHVPKNDCADLKERTSYNLTLLNYMDPQRMPFLKQEPYFGMGKMAVSWHHDENLVERSTVAVYSSCREEPDSHEKEAWCGRDPAVWHVALKVAWDIKTPGLAVPLYQGDCYLMLDDMNMTHQHCVLAGHQPRFSSTHRVAECSQGTLPYILGRCNAALENLHGDAALGCLALKSLDIGTIKGVEEIHNEVEFEWLRQFWFQGKRYQKCTDWWDQPMAVLEEHWRKMEHMRRKPNQCFIRGPDEGKHAEGKGPHWLMTE, from the exons AAACAGAAGCTCCTCAATGAACTTGGACAGAGCCAGCTTCCGTATCTGACACCGAAGGATGATGGCTTCCACCAactg TGGAAGACAAAATATTCCAAACTTGTCCTCCGAAACGCGGAGAGGATCCCACATGATGTCCACAGAGAGGTTCAAGAAGCATTTGGGTTGCTGCAGAAGCATGCTTGTCTCTTCCAAGACCTCGTGAGGATCAAAGGGAAAGATTTTGTTACCCCTGTATCTCGTATATTAATTGGAAACCCGGGATATACTTACAAATATTTGAACACGAGGTTATTTACGGTCCCCTGGCCGGTGGAAGGTTATGAAATAAATTATTCCCATCCTGAAATATCCAAGGCTTGCGAAGCATTAATCAAACTTAATGAGCACTTGCGCAGAGAAACCGTCCTGGCTTTGCAAGAACAGAATTTGTCCGAGACAAAAGGAACGGAAGATTCTGTTGTCACTGAGAAGCTTCAAGAGGAGGCTGCTCCCGTTACAGAGTCGGGGTGTGCTTCTCCGGATCAAAGCGCCGTTCACGTCCCGAAGAACGACTGTGCCGATCTGAAGGAGAGAACGTCTTACAACCTGACATTATTGAATTATATGGATCCGCAGCGAATGCCGTTCCTGAAACAGGAGCCTTATTTTGGGATGGGGAAGATGGCTGTGAGCTGGCACCATGACGAAAATCTGGTTGAAAGGTCAACCGTGGCTGTCTACAGTTCTTGCCGGGAAG aacCCGACAGTCATGAGAAAGAGGCGTGGTGTGGCAGAGATCCAGCCGTCTGGCACGTCGCCTTGAAAGTTGCTTGGGACATCAAGACCCCAGGGTTGGCTGTGCCCCTATACCAAGGGGACTGCTACTTGATGCTCG ATGATATGAATATGACACACCAGCATTGTGTCTTGGCTGGCCATCAGCCCCGATTCAGCTCCACCCATAGAGTGGCAGAG TGCTCCCAGGGGACCCTGCCATACATTTTGGGCCGATGCAATGCTGCCCTTGAGAACTTGCACGGCGACGCCGCTTTGGGATGCCTGGCTCTGAAATCGCTAGATATCGGAACTATAAAAGGAGTAGAAGAAATACATAACGAG GTTGAGTTTGAGTGGCTACGGCAGTTTTGGTTCCAGGGTAAACGTTACCAAAAATGCACAGACTGGTGGGATCAACCAATGGCAGTTCTGGAAGAACACTGGAGAAAAATGGAGCACATG AGAAGAAAACCAAATCAGTGCTTCATACGGGGACCAGATGAAGGCAAACATGCGGAAGGGAAAGGACCCCACTGGCTAATGACAGAATGA